The proteins below come from a single Brachionichthys hirsutus isolate HB-005 unplaced genomic scaffold, CSIRO-AGI_Bhir_v1 contig_112, whole genome shotgun sequence genomic window:
- the LOC137917370 gene encoding FYN-binding protein 1 yields the protein MKRSFSILFQYEGEIQTLYQVTSVPTLTQKKWTGKELQIKAGERLDVIVKAVDNKLVCRNEEGKFGYVSTSHVVLDDGEIYDDIGEDNIYDND from the exons ATGAAAAGGTCATTTTCCATTCTCTTTCAGTATGAAGGGGAGATACAGACGTTGTACCAGGTGACCTCTGTCCCAACGCTCACTCAGAAGAAGTGGACTGGGAAAGAGCTTCAAATTAAAGCAGGAGAAAGACTCGACGTCATTGTTAAAGCAGTGGATAACAAACTAGTCTGCCGGAACGAAGAGGGAAAGT TTGGTTATGTTTCCACCAGCCACGTTGTTTTGGA TGATGGTGAGATCTATGACGATATTGGAGAGG